From Solibacillus isronensis, the proteins below share one genomic window:
- a CDS encoding ribonuclease J, whose product MLNTENTLSIFALGGINEIGKNMYVIEYGEELVIVDCGGKFADQSLLGVDLIIPDLSYLEENKHKIKALVVTHGHEDHIGGIPYLLRKINMPIYATRFTLGLIELKLKEHKLLRDSELNEINAESKISFDQLSLTFFKTSHSIPDCLGIVFHTPEGKVIHTGDFKFDFTPVNDQTSDIHKMAALGSEGVLALISESTNAERPGFTPSEQVIGRHLDEAFQKATGKIFISTFASNVNRIHQIVEAAKKTNRKIVLLGRSMVNVTSVAMRLGYLDIPGWMLIEPRELKELPPERAVILCTGSQGEPLAALSRLSTGRNRDVKVVQGDTVIFAASPIPGNEKDVSKIVDNLFQLGANVVYGNSSITGMHVSGHGYQEDLKMMLTLMKPKYFIPIHGEYRMLHIHRSLAEAVGVEKGHTFILKNGDIVDIKGGEARQTRSIPAGDTYVDGTGSDEVGEIVLRDRKQLSEDGMLVIVVTISKFDGSIISGPDSISRGFVYARESEGLINDINEIAQAAVENFNEANPFAMKKAVKHAVDQYIFTLKMKKPMILPIIIEI is encoded by the coding sequence TTGCTAAATACTGAAAATACACTATCCATCTTCGCACTCGGTGGTATTAATGAAATCGGAAAAAATATGTATGTCATTGAATATGGAGAAGAATTAGTTATTGTTGACTGTGGCGGTAAATTTGCGGATCAAAGTTTATTAGGTGTCGATTTAATTATCCCGGATTTAAGTTATTTGGAGGAAAATAAACATAAAATCAAGGCTTTAGTTGTAACCCATGGGCATGAAGATCATATTGGCGGAATCCCATATTTGCTGAGAAAAATTAATATGCCGATATACGCTACCAGATTTACACTCGGGTTAATTGAATTGAAATTAAAAGAGCATAAATTGCTACGTGATTCAGAATTAAATGAGATAAATGCAGAATCGAAAATTAGTTTCGACCAATTATCACTCACATTCTTTAAGACGAGTCACAGCATCCCAGACTGTTTAGGGATTGTTTTTCATACACCTGAAGGGAAAGTCATTCATACAGGTGACTTTAAATTTGATTTTACACCTGTTAATGATCAAACGTCGGATATTCACAAAATGGCAGCACTCGGTTCAGAAGGGGTGCTTGCGCTTATTTCCGAAAGTACAAACGCTGAACGTCCGGGATTTACACCATCCGAGCAAGTAATTGGACGTCATTTGGATGAGGCGTTTCAAAAGGCGACCGGAAAAATCTTCATTTCTACATTTGCATCCAATGTGAATCGTATTCATCAAATTGTCGAAGCAGCAAAAAAGACGAATCGAAAAATTGTATTATTAGGCCGCAGCATGGTCAATGTTACGTCTGTAGCGATGCGACTAGGCTACTTGGATATTCCAGGTTGGATGCTTATCGAACCAAGAGAGTTAAAAGAGTTGCCGCCGGAACGGGCAGTAATCTTATGTACGGGAAGCCAAGGGGAACCATTAGCTGCGCTTTCCCGCCTCTCAACTGGTCGTAATCGAGATGTCAAAGTTGTCCAAGGCGATACGGTTATTTTCGCAGCTTCTCCTATTCCGGGAAATGAAAAAGATGTTTCAAAAATAGTTGATAATCTGTTTCAGCTTGGCGCAAATGTAGTTTACGGAAATTCAAGTATTACCGGTATGCACGTCTCTGGACATGGCTATCAAGAAGATTTAAAAATGATGCTGACACTCATGAAACCAAAATATTTTATTCCGATTCATGGAGAATATCGCATGCTTCATATTCATCGTTCATTGGCCGAAGCGGTTGGAGTTGAAAAAGGGCATACATTTATTTTGAAAAATGGTGATATAGTTGATATTAAAGGCGGGGAAGCACGGCAAACACGTTCAATTCCGGCAGGAGATACGTATGTGGATGGTACTGGAAGTGATGAAGTCGGTGAAATTGTACTGCGGGATCGAAAGCAGCTATCCGAAGATGGGATGCTAGTTATTGTTGTCACAATCAGTAAATTCGATGGTTCCATTATTTCAGGTCCGGATAGTATTTCACGAGGATTCGTCTATGCAAGGGAATCAGAAGGATTAATAAATGATATTAACGAAATTGCTCAAGCAGCTGTAGAAAACTTTAATGAAGCCAATCCTTTTGCTATGAAAAAAGCGGTTAAACACGCGGTAGATCAATATATCTTTACATTAAAAATGAAAAAGCCAATGATATTGCCGATAATTATTGAAATATAA
- a CDS encoding integrase, translating to MQQSTNKFLYELIYSTIKATGLNTMLEEDHTGVNMSYNFITNVVSFDANRLVKAAGELSTIPFDQYVKTITLHELGHAIDRPALDASLTRTFDYFDMRDQYSTKEIFNNPELLGMIIEEHQMNIAFEETAWANAEILNQKLQFIDQNSFETIKKHSLSTYIRNYEEDLAAYKQLLEQTELQPA from the coding sequence ATGCAACAATCTACAAACAAATTTTTATATGAATTAATTTATTCCACTATAAAAGCTACCGGCCTCAATACAATGTTGGAAGAGGATCATACCGGAGTAAATATGAGCTATAACTTTATAACGAATGTTGTTAGTTTTGATGCAAACCGTTTAGTAAAAGCAGCTGGAGAACTATCAACCATTCCATTTGATCAATATGTAAAAACCATTACACTTCATGAACTAGGTCATGCGATTGACCGCCCTGCACTAGATGCTTCTTTAACTAGAACCTTCGATTATTTTGATATGCGAGATCAATATTCTACTAAAGAAATTTTTAATAATCCCGAATTGTTAGGTATGATTATTGAAGAACATCAAATGAACATTGCTTTTGAAGAAACAGCATGGGCTAATGCAGAAATTCTGAATCAAAAATTACAATTCATCGATCAAAATTCATTTGAAACGATAAAAAAACATAGTCTTTCCACATATATTAGAAATTATGAAGAAGATTTAGCAGCTTACAAACAGTTACTGGAACAAACAGAACTTCAGCCTGCTTAA
- a CDS encoding KGG domain-containing protein — protein sequence MANNNKRNQNQNDGSMTVQEAGRKGGEATSNNHGREFYEEIGRKGGEASSGNNQNGNNNNNNGGGKMSREEAGRKGGEASRKNNNSNNNNKNNS from the coding sequence ATGGCTAACAACAACAAACGTAATCAGAATCAGAATGACGGATCAATGACGGTTCAAGAAGCGGGTCGTAAAGGCGGAGAAGCTACATCTAATAACCATGGTAGAGAATTTTACGAAGAAATCGGCCGTAAAGGTGGAGAAGCGAGCAGCGGAAACAACCAAAACGGTAACAACAACAATAACAACGGCGGCGGCAAAATGAGCCGTGAAGAAGCTGGCCGCAAAGGCGGAGAAGCAAGCCGTAAAAACAATAACAGTAACAATAACAACAAAAATAACTCATAA
- a CDS encoding NAD(P)-dependent alcohol dehydrogenase: MKITAAVTEAQGKDFVLQEVELASPKANEVMIKIVATGVCHTDAVARDLAIAPLPAVLGHEGSGIVEEVGEAVTSLEKGDHVVISFAHCGSCPNCLTGHPTVCDTFNPLNFGGVQNDYTTRLSKDGTELATFFGQSSFGTYAIAHERNVVKVDKDVDLALLGPLGCGIQTGAGTVLNRLRPQFGSTIVIYGCGAVGLSALMAAKIVGCKQIIAVDVHDSRLEFAKELGATHVLNGRNVDVVAEVKKITNGGSNFAVETTGVPPVVKQSLNALRPLGTCAIVGVTPEMAIDVHNDIMAEGKTMMGVIEGDSVPRVFIPELVNYYKDGKFPFDRLVKFYEFEQINEAFEDSKKGITIKPILKIAK, translated from the coding sequence ATGAAAATTACAGCAGCTGTAACTGAAGCACAAGGAAAAGATTTCGTCTTGCAGGAAGTGGAACTTGCATCTCCAAAAGCAAATGAAGTAATGATTAAAATTGTAGCAACTGGTGTTTGTCATACGGATGCGGTAGCACGTGATTTAGCAATTGCTCCACTTCCAGCCGTTCTTGGTCATGAAGGATCAGGAATTGTGGAAGAAGTGGGTGAAGCCGTAACAAGTTTAGAAAAAGGTGACCATGTCGTTATTTCATTTGCACATTGCGGTTCATGTCCAAACTGTTTGACTGGCCATCCGACAGTATGTGATACGTTTAATCCACTAAACTTTGGCGGTGTCCAAAATGACTATACAACACGTCTTTCAAAAGATGGTACTGAGTTAGCGACATTCTTCGGCCAGTCTTCATTCGGAACATATGCAATTGCACATGAGCGAAATGTTGTAAAAGTAGATAAAGATGTCGACTTAGCGTTGCTTGGTCCTCTTGGCTGTGGGATTCAAACAGGTGCCGGTACAGTATTAAATCGCCTGCGACCACAATTTGGTTCCACAATTGTCATATACGGATGCGGAGCTGTAGGTTTGTCTGCATTGATGGCAGCAAAAATTGTAGGCTGTAAACAAATTATTGCCGTGGACGTCCATGATTCCCGATTGGAGTTTGCAAAAGAACTCGGGGCAACACATGTATTAAATGGACGAAATGTTGATGTCGTTGCCGAGGTGAAAAAGATTACAAACGGAGGTTCAAACTTTGCTGTTGAAACGACAGGTGTGCCGCCCGTTGTGAAACAATCCCTAAATGCATTACGCCCATTAGGTACTTGTGCCATTGTAGGCGTAACACCTGAGATGGCAATTGATGTCCATAACGATATTATGGCGGAAGGGAAAACAATGATGGGTGTCATCGAAGGCGATTCGGTACCTCGCGTATTTATTCCGGAGTTAGTTAACTATTATAAAGATGGTAAATTCCCGTTTGATCGACTCGTTAAGTTTTATGAATTTGAACAAATTAACGAAGCTTTTGAAGACTCTAAAAAAGGGATTACGATTAAACCCATTTTAAAAATCGCGAAATAA
- a CDS encoding TraR/DksA C4-type zinc finger protein gives MLSEKQLTKLKRLLIEQKRELIGDVNTNENEIIARASLRDSTDELSTIDNHPADLATELYDREKDMALKVHSDDLLGQIEAAFKRLNDGTYGVCAKCQTEIPYDRLQAIPYTTFCIEHSDAKAPATDRPVEEQLLHPAVDNSFSNREKDDELQDNEDSFQIVAQYGNSDTPADFEGDFDHYNDLYKDKDDEDTYSALEILHVSKEDYLQGQISKEYADEARKYDYLE, from the coding sequence ATGCTTAGTGAAAAACAGCTTACTAAATTAAAACGACTGCTCATCGAACAAAAAAGAGAATTAATTGGTGATGTCAATACAAATGAAAATGAAATTATTGCACGTGCCAGTTTAAGGGATTCTACTGATGAACTCTCTACTATTGACAATCATCCCGCAGATTTGGCGACCGAATTATATGACCGTGAAAAAGATATGGCGTTAAAAGTGCATAGTGATGACTTATTGGGCCAAATCGAAGCAGCATTTAAACGGTTGAATGACGGTACATATGGAGTTTGTGCAAAATGCCAAACAGAAATCCCATATGATCGGCTGCAAGCAATTCCGTATACGACTTTTTGTATTGAGCATAGTGATGCAAAAGCTCCTGCAACAGATCGTCCGGTTGAAGAACAACTGCTCCATCCGGCTGTAGACAACTCCTTTTCAAATCGGGAAAAGGATGATGAGCTTCAAGATAACGAAGACTCTTTCCAAATCGTAGCACAATATGGAAATTCCGATACACCCGCGGATTTTGAAGGGGATTTCGATCACTACAATGATTTATATAAAGACAAAGATGATGAAGATACGTATTCTGCATTAGAAATATTGCATGTCTCAAAAGAAGATTATCTTCAGGGGCAAATTTCCAAAGAGTATGCAGATGAAGCACGTAAATATGATTATTTAGAATGA